One window from the genome of candidate division KSB1 bacterium encodes:
- a CDS encoding type II toxin-antitoxin system VapB family antitoxin yields the protein MRTTIDIPEDLMNEAMRVTKSPTKTDLIKKALTNIIQKNKIKSLKNYKGKIDIEIDLDSDIV from the coding sequence AACGATCGATATACCCGAAGATTTAATGAACGAAGCCATGCGGGTAACGAAATCTCCCACTAAAACAGATTTAATCAAAAAAGCTCTAACCAATATCATTCAAAAAAATAAGATAAAATCGTTAAAAAACTATAAAGGGAAAATTGATATTGAGATAGATTTAGATTCTGATATAGTGTAA